One genomic region from Candidatus Eisenbacteria bacterium encodes:
- a CDS encoding cation:proton antiporter — MTHDVGALRDLLLIVGASLVVLVIFQRLRIPAAVGFIAAGVLVGPFGLGWIDDVELVKTLADFGVMFLLFTVGLELSRHDLKQLGRPMLVGGALQVLITLGLVAGVVLLAGLHPAQAIFFGMLASMSSTALVLRLLTDRVELNAPHGRLATAVLVFQDLMVILFAVAVPWLGRWHAGSAQSSEGSLSRLLGFFAVLAALVLVVAAANRLAPWLLLRALRTRSREAFLFGVVLVALGSAFLTAQLGLSVALGAFLAGLILAESDLRSHIEAAVVSFRDVLTGVFFVAIGMLFDPRAVMTHPWLVLASTLGLVGIKIFAAAAALRLAGAPLRVATAGGVVLAQVGEFSFMLAESAPPALLGTTGGQAFFAGAVFSLVLTPWLVSGASDWAVAIAAKRPGGTASTSKPGVERSNHVIIAGFGLNGRNLARVLRSVRLPHLIVDLDPEALQSEPAQGSEVLVGDITQPEIQRKAGVHKARVLVLALSDPGATRHACRIARSLTRDVFIIVRTRYVAEIDELHRQGASQVIPEEFETSIEIFIATLQHFHVPTNVIQAQVQLLRQERYSLLRGLKLPGSVIEQLDAILQEGTCDTFLLLQHSPAVGRTASEVGLVDERGARLVALVRGGHAIAAPENDVPLAVGDILVLMGTHASMEDAFQRLTPDPAVLAAGEDERT; from the coding sequence ATGACTCACGACGTCGGCGCCCTTCGTGATCTGCTGCTGATCGTCGGCGCCTCGCTGGTGGTCCTCGTCATCTTCCAGCGGCTGCGCATTCCCGCGGCGGTCGGCTTCATCGCCGCCGGCGTTCTGGTGGGGCCGTTCGGTCTCGGCTGGATCGACGACGTCGAGCTGGTCAAGACCCTCGCCGACTTCGGCGTGATGTTCCTGCTCTTCACGGTCGGCCTCGAGCTCTCGCGCCACGATCTCAAGCAGCTTGGACGACCCATGCTGGTGGGTGGAGCGCTGCAGGTGCTCATCACCTTGGGGCTCGTCGCCGGCGTCGTCCTGCTCGCCGGGCTCCATCCGGCGCAGGCGATCTTCTTCGGCATGCTGGCCTCGATGTCGAGCACGGCGCTCGTGCTTCGCCTGCTCACCGATCGAGTCGAGCTCAACGCGCCGCACGGCCGGTTGGCCACCGCGGTGCTGGTCTTCCAGGACCTGATGGTGATCCTGTTCGCGGTGGCGGTCCCCTGGCTCGGCCGCTGGCACGCGGGATCGGCGCAGTCCAGTGAAGGCTCGCTCTCCCGGCTCCTCGGGTTCTTCGCGGTGCTGGCCGCCCTGGTCCTGGTGGTGGCGGCCGCCAATCGTCTGGCGCCTTGGCTGCTGCTGCGCGCGCTACGCACCCGATCTCGGGAAGCGTTCCTGTTCGGCGTCGTGCTGGTCGCGCTGGGCAGCGCATTCCTCACCGCACAGCTCGGGCTTTCCGTCGCGCTCGGAGCATTTCTCGCAGGGCTCATCCTGGCCGAGTCGGATCTGCGCTCCCACATCGAGGCCGCCGTGGTTTCCTTCCGCGACGTGCTCACCGGCGTGTTCTTCGTCGCGATCGGCATGCTGTTCGATCCGCGCGCTGTCATGACTCATCCCTGGCTGGTGCTGGCCAGCACGCTGGGGCTGGTGGGCATCAAGATCTTCGCCGCCGCGGCGGCGCTCCGGCTGGCCGGGGCGCCGCTCCGAGTCGCGACGGCGGGCGGCGTGGTCCTCGCCCAGGTCGGAGAGTTCTCTTTCATGCTGGCCGAGTCGGCGCCGCCGGCGCTTCTCGGCACGACCGGCGGCCAGGCCTTCTTCGCCGGCGCGGTGTTCTCGCTGGTCCTGACGCCATGGCTCGTGAGCGGAGCGTCCGATTGGGCGGTGGCCATCGCGGCCAAGCGCCCGGGTGGGACCGCATCGACCTCGAAGCCGGGAGTCGAGCGCAGCAATCACGTCATCATCGCCGGATTCGGCCTCAACGGGCGAAACCTGGCGCGCGTGCTGCGATCGGTGCGGCTGCCGCACCTGATCGTCGACCTGGACCCCGAAGCGCTCCAATCCGAGCCCGCGCAGGGCAGCGAGGTGCTGGTCGGAGACATCACCCAGCCGGAGATCCAGAGAAAGGCCGGTGTGCACAAGGCGAGGGTCCTGGTGCTCGCGCTCAGCGATCCTGGCGCCACGCGCCACGCCTGCCGGATCGCGCGCTCGCTGACGCGTGACGTCTTCATCATCGTGCGCACACGCTACGTCGCCGAGATCGACGAGCTGCACCGGCAGGGGGCGAGCCAGGTGATCCCGGAGGAGTTCGAGACCTCGATCGAGATCTTCATCGCCACGCTCCAGCACTTCCACGTTCCGACCAACGTGATCCAGGCCCAGGTCCAGCTGCTGCGTCAGGAGCGCTACAGCCTGCTGCGCGGTCTCAAGCTGCCGGGCTCGGTGATCGAGCAGCTCGACGCCATCCTCCAGGAAGGCACGTGCGACACCTTCCTCCTGCTCCAGCATTCCCCGGCCGTGGGCCGCACCGCGAGCGAGGTCGGGCTCGTCGACGAGCGTGGCGCCCGGCTGGTGGCGCTGGTGCGCGGCGGGCACGCGATCGCCGCCCCGGAGAACGACGTTCCGCTCGCGGTCGGCGACATCCTGGTCCTCATGGGAACTCACGCGTCCATGGAGGACGCCTTCCAGAGGCTCACTCCGGATCCAGCCGTCCTGGCAGCCGGCGAGGACGAGCGGACGTGA